The following nucleotide sequence is from Diorhabda sublineata isolate icDioSubl1.1 chromosome 11, icDioSubl1.1, whole genome shotgun sequence.
AAGAATAATATGACCAGCAGTTACATATGAAAgcgaaatatgttttttaacaAAGTCCAAGTCCTTCTATACTAATGAGATAACTACATATATTATAGTACATAGCACATCCTCCAAGCAAATTATATTTGCAAAAAGGATCATTGAAGAAGggaaaataagtataaaaagaGTGAGCCTGCGTTAGTTATAGACTGATGAGAAATGAAAAGTAAGTCATGGGACACTAAGGCCCGTGGTACTGTAGATATTTGAGAAATTATTCACATTTAGTGAtccatatagaaaaaaattatttctgttaatCTTTTTCATTTAGTGTATCGATTATGaggggacatttgaactaccaatTGATTTCCAAGTGGTAGTTTTACTACCATTACACTAACAATCATAATTACGTTGTCAGGTCCTTCGAGCGAAATAATgtaggctcgaaggaccagataatgtAATTATGGGTGTTTGTGTGGTGATACTAAACAGTGTTTGGATATAACCAactaaaaaattggattttgtcTCTGCGACTAAATATATGTCCATCAAACTAGAGTATTTTggtattttgttaaatttttagctgaattttttatttaaaagacaaataaagGACCTATTTGAATGATGGACGGTAGAAAATTGTCTAAAAATGGGTGTCAACTTCTTATAATgtgaaatattagtaaaaacaatggattttcaaagcaaaataagataaaagttattaaaaatatcgatagtagttcaaatgtcacAAAACTTAACGAGGAATGtcaaacattttcttttagTTGGAACATTTGAACTACCAATTGAAGTTTTAGTGTGTACAACTCGTTCAAACAAGTTTAGCTTGTGGAAAATGGGAAGTTGTGAGgttaaaatatgatttgaaacCTTTTTTACCAACAATTTTTCCTATTGGTGTTGGAAAATGTGAGATTGTGGGTCTGAAGTTACTTAAAGTGGAACAACGAAAAGGAATTCATACAGATAAGGCCAAGTcgatagtagttcaaatgtcacAAAACTCCACTAAGaatgtcaataatttttattcagtgTACAAATTTTTAagggacatttgaactaccaatGGAAGTTTTAGTGTGTACAATCTCGTTCACACAAGTTTAGCTTGTGGAAAATGGGAAGTTGTGAGCttaaaatatgatttcaaactttttttaccAACAATTTTTCCTATTGGTGTTGGAAAATGTGAGATCGTGGGTCTGAAGTGACTTAAAGTGGAAGAACGAAAAGGAATTCATACAGATAAGGCCAAGTcgatagtagttcaaatgtcacAAAACTCCACTAAGaatgtcaataatttttattcagtgTACAAATTTTTAagggacatttgaactaccaatGGAAGTTTTAGTGTGTACAATCTCGTTCACACAAGTTTAGCTTGTGGAAAATGGGAAGTTGTGAGcttaaaatatgatttgaaacCTTTTTTACCAACAATTTTTCCTATTTGTGTAAGAAGATGTGAGATTGTGGGTCTGAAGTAACTTAAAGTGGACAAAAAGACAAGGAGTTCACAGTTATTCGTTTTTGAATCGGATccaattccaaaaatatatttctgatgGAAACGCTGTTTACTACCAATAcactaacaataataattacgttgtctggtccttcgagcgAAATAATgtaggctcgaaggaccagataaaGTAATTATGGGTGTTTGTGTGGTGATACTAACCAGTGTCTGGATataaacaactaaaaaattgaattttgtaccTGTGGTTAAATGAATATCCACCAAACTAAAGTATTTTGGTATTGTGGTaatgagtttttaattttaaggaCGAATAAAAGGACCTATTTGAAGGTTGGACGGTAGAAAATTGTCTAAAAATGTGTGTCAACTGCTTGTAAAgtgaaatattagtaaaaaaaatggaattttcaaagcaaaataagataaaagttattagtagttcaaatgtcacAAAAAATTAACGAGGAATGTTGGTAGAATTAATTATACTATTGATACGGaatgttttacatttttttcgatgaaataaaatactaaaatcgatgaaagtatttttttattgttgttgcAATTAATAATCACAATACACATTTACCTAAATTTATATGTACAAAGAAAATATCCACTGTTTTCACCTaacaacttataaaaaatggtatttGACGCCGAGCACTTTCTATTTgtgtttagattttttctttttcttcttatttttcttatgttttttcCTTTTGCGTTCTTTCTCGCTATCGCTCGAATCGGATTCCTCCGACGAACTACTACTGCTGCTACTGCTGTCgcgcttcttcttcttcttgtgtTTTTTGCGCTTCTTCTTTTTACGCTCCTCTTCCGAACTGGAAGACGATTCCGTTTCACTACTAGAACTCTCTTCCGAATCtttcttcgatttctttttACCACTTTTACTTTCGTCTTCTATATCCGAATGCGATTCGTCGTAATCGGGTTCGAAACTGGCTTCGTCGATCGTAGCTTTACGTTTAGCCGTCATCAGTTGTTTATTAACATCCTTCTCCTCCGATTTAttatcttcgtcttcttttttcttgGATTTGTCTTTTTTCACCCgcttttcttttttcttgtgCTTCTCTTTTTTATCCTCGCTGACGCTTCTCGTTCTCGAacgttttttcttcatttttttgttatcatcTTCGCTTTTGACtctatcttcttttttatgtctGTCTTTTCTGTCGCGATCCGTTCTACTAATATTTCGATTGTATTGATTTGTTTCGGTTTTACTTCTTGTTCTTTCTCTGCTGCCGCGTCTCCTCGATCGCGATCGCCTGTTCCTTTTGTTGTGATCGTTCGCTTCTATTCTTCTTTCTCCGACGGTGATGTTTCTACCGCCGTCTCCTCTTCGAGAAAAAGGAGATACCGTCGTCGATCTCCtactcaaatttattattttatctgaaTCGTCGACTTTAACGCCGAGACGATCTTTTACCGAAATCCTAACTGGTTTGATGTCGCTTTTCACCGTCGCCGCCGCTATTTCTTCGGTATCTTTTTTTATTCGTTCCGATCCGGTTTTTTTGACGTCGGGATTTCTGATGGCGTTTATCGCTTTGGCGAATATCGCGTTTTCGGCTCGTTTCAAAACTTCGCTGGTAACTACTTTTCCGTTTTTGTCGGTTTTCGTATCGGATTTGTTCGTATCTTTGGGACTGATGGCGCCGCTTTCGTCTTCCACTTCCCATTTCGATATTTCCGGAACGGGAGCTAAGATATCGGTTTTTTCCAGTTCCGCTTTTAGATCCATATCGTTAGAATGTAATTCTAAGACgtctttttcttcatcttcaatttctttaatttctccGTCTTCTGTTAAATCTGCGATCTCGTCTCCTTCCGGCGCCGGTCTATTACCTTCGTCTCTACCTTCGAATGGAGAATTTGTTTCTAATCTGCCATAATTTTCGATAACGTTAGTATCTATTTCGGTAACGACGTCTTCGTATAGACTCATTTTGGAATCTTGTCGTTCTGGCGTGTGTTCTTTCGAAGCGACTAATTCATTCAATTGAGATTCTTCCTTTCGATtcacattttcaatttcttcgttTTCGTTTCCTTCTCTCGGCGACGCAATTGTTGTATCTTTTTCCGGATTTTTCTTCTCGATGTTTTTATCTTCATCGTCGTCTTCTTCGTCTCTCCTATTTTTCGGTATAACTTGTTTAAATTCAtctttagattttttttctttattatcttttttgtgTTTGTCTTTCTTGTCtcgttttttcttcttttcggaatcttttttctctttatgTTTCTTTTTATCTTTACTCCTTTTCGATTTGTCGTCATCATCTTTGTCCGATGAATCTCTCCGTCTTTTTCGATGTTTATCGGGGCTGTCTTTGTCTCGTTCTCTAGATTTCGATTTTCTCCTTGGACTTCGGATTTTTTCTGGAGTTCTGCTTCTCTTATCGTGTCTGCTACGTTTTTTGTCGTAAGATTCTTTTCGACGTTCTggtttatcttcttttttaacagCTTCTTTCTTTTCGGATTTGTAAACGGCTTCTTCGACACCCGGCGGTCCTATGTCGTCATCTACGCCAGGCGGGGCGATATCTTGGTATTGCCTCTGAGGTTGAATGCTGTGAATTGTCTGAGGAAGCGACTGATGGAACGGGGGCTCTTTGTTCATAAATGGCGGACCAAACCTAAacagaaacgaaaaaaatatataaaaatcgtgATGTAAAATTTATAACACGTCGATCTTTCATTTAAGTAGTAAAAatcttttagaaaatatacaacaaaccgagaaaattgttaatttatatttcggtatgtttttttttaatttaaaatcagtttttcttttattttttaaagatagaTGAAATTTTGTGTCGAATCGAGACCGCAACAGgttgaaacttcaaatttttatctgtctttgaaaaataaaagaaaaactgattttagtAAATCAAAAAAGACGATTTAGggacataaatatatttatgtggAGTAAACCTGAAGCACCAAATCAAGGAAGTTGTAATATTTCGTTTctttgctatttttttttttgaaaaacgtatTCATATGGACACTTTTCTGTTTGTATATTACCAGAAGTCGAAGGGTTCGTTGTGAATCATCCTCAAGACGATTTTCTTTGAATTGAATGACAAATCTTTCttattaatagtaataatactttttttgtgaATCAAAATAGAATACTAGGCCagatttatttcatattaatttcttttttccgTAATTATGGTCCTCAaggtgctcgatttgaaaattgaaactgaTGAATTATCTTTATCAAAAGTTCTagttgaatttgaatttaaaaagaaaaattgtaacTTTGAAAACTTGTTTGtaaaaagtatgaaaattgAGGGAGTAATttaacagatttttttatttcgttgacttttttaataaaaggttTGGTCTGGCATTTCTGGAGGATCATCTAGATatggaaattttttatcatttttgtttataaattttgtgtttttgttattCGAAAAATGGAaccaataaatttcatattcgaTTAAATCCGCtttgtattttgtataaaatttacaGATTcgaaaatttatggaaataacATGTGTCTGTATAGttgaattgaaacatttttgtataaaagaaTTGTGGACACAGTGGGTTGTCCacaccaaaaatttattatccaaataactttttcgagtatatagaaaagtgtggatgatgaaaatttgagaaaaacttactgaaatgaaacgtttttcataaaacacgtttcccacaccaaaaatttattatccaaacaactttttcgagtatatagaaaagtgtggatgataaaaatttgagaaaaactcactgaaatgaaacgtttttcataaaacacgtgTCCCacaccaaaaatttattatccaaacaactttttcgagtatatagaaaagtgtggatgatgaaaatttgagaaaaacttactgaaatgaaacatttttcataaaacacgtttcctaaaccaaaaatttgttatctaagcaacttttttgagtatttagaaaagtgtggatgatgaaaattggagaaaaacttattgaaatgaaacgtttttcataaaacacgtttcccAAACCAAAAATCTGTTATCCAAGCAACTTTTTCGAGTATATAGAAAATTGTGGATGAtgcaaatttgagaaaaacttactgaaatgaaatatttttcataaaacacgtttcccAAACCAAAAATCTGTTATCCAAGTAACTTTTTCGAGTatatagaaaagtgtggatgatgaaaatttgagaaaaacttactgaaatgaaacatttttcataaaacacgtttcctaaaccaaaaatttgttatctaagcaacttttttgagtatttagaaaagtgtggatgatgaaaattggagaaaaacttattgaaatgaaacgtttttcataaaacacgtttcccAAACCAAAAATCTATTATCCAAGCAACTTTTTCGAGTatatagaaaagtgtggatgatgaaaattggagaaaaacttattgaaatgaaacgtttttcataaaacacgtttcccaaaccaaaaatttgttatctaaGCAACTTTTTCGAGTATATAGAAAATTGTGGATGAtgcaaatttgagaaaaacttactgaaatgaaatatttttcataaaacacgtttcccAAACCAAAAATCTGTTATCCAAGCAACTTTTTCGAGTatatagaaaagtgtggatgatgaaaattggagaaaaacttattgaaatgaaacgtttttcataaaacacgtttcccaaaccaaaaatttgttatctaagcaacttttttgagtatttagaaaagtgtggatgatgaaaattggagaaaaacttattgaaatgaaacgtttttcataaaacacgtttcccaaaccaaaaatttgttatctaagcaacttttttgagtatttagaaaagtgtggatgatgaaaattggagaaaaacttattgaaatgaaacgtttttcataaaacacgtttcctaaaccaaaaatttgttatctaagcaacttttttgagtatttagaaaagtgtggatgatgaaaattggagaaaaacttattgaaatgaaacgtttttcataaaacacgtttcctaaaccaaaaatttgttatccAAGCAACTTTTTCGAGTATATAGAAAATTGTGGATGAtgcaaatttgagaaaaacttactgaaatgaaatatttttcataaaacacgtttcccaaaccaaaaatttgttatctaagcaacttttttgagtatttagaaaagtgtggatgatgaaaattggagaaaaacttattgaaatgaaacgtttttcataaaacacgtttcctaaaccaaaaatttgttatctaagcaacttttttgagtatttagaaaagtgtggatgatgaaaattggagaaaaacttattgaaatgaaacgtttttcataaaacacgtttcccaaaccaaaaatttgttatctaagcaacttttttgagtatttagaaaagtgtggatgatgaaaattggagaaaaacttattgaaatgaaacgtttttcataaaacacgtttcccAAACCAAAAATCTGTTATCCAAGCAACTTTTTCGAGTATATAGAAAATTGTGGATGAtgcaaatttgagaaaaacttactgaaatgaaatatttttcataaaacacgtttcccaaaccaaaaatttgttatctaagcaacttttttgagtatttagaaaagtgtggatgatgaaaattggagaaaaacttactgaaatgaaacatttttcataaaacacgtttcctaaaccaaaaatttgttatctaagcaacttttttgagtatttagaaaagtgtggatgatgaaaattggagaaaaacttattgaaatgaaacgtttttcataaaacacgtttcccAAACCAAAAATCTGTTATCCAAGCAACTTTTTCGAGTatatagaaaagtgtggatgatgaaaattggagaaaaacttattgaaatgaaacgtttttcataaaacacgtttcccaaaccaaaaatttgttatctaagcaacttttttgagtatttagaaaagtgtggatgatgaaaattggagaaaaacttattgaaatgaaacgtttttcataaaacacgtttcccaaaccaaaaatttgttatctaaGCAACTTTTTCGAGTATATAGAAAATTGTGGATGAtgcaaatttgagaaaaacttactgaaatgaaatatttttcataaaacacgtttcccAAACCAAAAATCTGTTATCCAAGCAACTTTTTCGAGTatatagaaaagtgtggatgatgaaaatttgagaaaaacttactgaaatgaaacatttttcataaaacacgtttcctaaaccaaaaatttgt
It contains:
- the LOC130450113 gene encoding E3 ubiquitin-protein ligase RBBP6 isoform X4, whose amino-acid sequence is MVAVDGPQVPGAMMTPNGQFAVPMVDHQAYNQKPVPMPVQPPKMEIPEELVCSICSDLLTDAVMIPCCGNSFCDECIRGVLLESEDHECPDCHEKEISPDTLIPNRFLRTSVANFKSTTGYVKIPTYREPKSTPVVQTIPSNNETTPPRYTDPEKQTVISEADSTEPYKLNQNPESRIDQQSNEKERTEGPPGVSPRGSPRDRKYREESPRSPRDRAVRSRRRSRSRSISPRRSPRRMPSRSRTASRSPGKRSGTPTVDEPVIPGANSYPPTTFGNTNLGQVAPMQGPPTIPGSFPPIGTFPTQGPPPNYRFPPPGAGPAYMGPSPYVARTMFDGTRPPIGAPPNYPSYAPGSRSHRDYNRRMLDRAPAGVIDDPLAAFNRLLREKDEQKRRAKQRGFRRSYSRSRSRSRSFSRSPIRRRSRSPRAGRRSRSRSRSFSLSRSRSRSFSGSPHRQLSPARRSPSGPPRRGSRFRSPLRSPPRSRNRDYDDDRDYDRNRDSRRIRDRRSSRERDRFFDNYDDKRAGRGQQTQWGQRNVVQDNYFPTPGPQSMQTGYQTNRFGPPFMNKEPPFHQSLPQTIHSIQPQRQYQDIAPPGVDDDIGPPGVEEAVYKSEKKEAVKKEDKPERRKESYDKKRSRHDKRSRTPEKIRSPRRKSKSRERDKDSPDKHRKRRRDSSDKDDDDKSKRSKDKKKHKEKKDSEKKKKRDKKDKHKKDNKEKKSKDEFKQVIPKNRRDEEDDDEDKNIEKKNPEKDTTIASPREGNENEEIENVNRKEESQLNELVASKEHTPERQDSKMSLYEDVVTEIDTNVIENYGRLETNSPFEGRDEGNRPAPEGDEIADLTEDGEIKEIEDEEKDVLELHSNDMDLKAELEKTDILAPVPEISKWEVEDESGAISPKDTNKSDTKTDKNGKVVTSEVLKRAENAIFAKAINAIRNPDVKKTGSERIKKDTEEIAAATVKSDIKPVRISVKDRLGVKVDDSDKIINLSRRSTTVSPFSRRGDGGRNITVGERRIEANDHNKRNRRSRSRRRGSRERTRSKTETNQYNRNISRTDRDRKDRHKKEDRVKSEDDNKKMKKKRSRTRSVSEDKKEKHKKKEKRVKKDKSKKKEDEDNKSEEKDVNKQLMTAKRKATIDEASFEPDYDESHSDIEDESKSGKKKSKKDSEESSSSETESSSSSEEERKKKKRKKHKKKKKRDSSSSSSSSSEESDSSDSEKERKRKKHKKNKKKKKKSKHK
- the LOC130450113 gene encoding E3 ubiquitin-protein ligase RBBP6 isoform X3, whose translation is MKIRGANQVGAVPANYKCFKCHQGGHWIKDCTFGMGSDPGEIKKSTGIPRSFMVAVDGPQVPGAMMTPNGQFAVPMVDHQAYNQKPVPMPVQPPKMEIPEELVCSICSDLLTDAVMIPCCGNSFCDECIRGVLLESEDHECPDCHEKEISPDTLIPNRFLRTSVANFKSTTGYVKIPTYREPKSTPVVQTIPSNNETTPPRYTDPEKQTVISEADSTEPYKLNQNPESRIDQQSNEKERTEGPPGVSPRGSPRDRKYREESPRSPRDRAVRSRRRSRSRSISPRRSPRRMPSRSRTASRSPGKRSGTPTVDEPVIPGANSYPPTTFGNTNLGQVAPMQGPPTIPGSFPPIGTFPTQGPPPNYRFPPPGAGPAYMGPSPYVARTMFDGTRPPIGAPPNYPSYAPGSRSHRDYNRRMLDRAPAGVIDDPLAAFNRLLREKDEQKRRAKQRGFRRSYSRSRSRSRSFSRSPIRRRSRSPRAGRRSRSRSRSFSLSRSRSRSFSGSPHRQLSPARRSPSGPPRRGSRFRSPLRSPPRSRNRDYDDDRDYDRNRDSRRIRDRRSSRERDRFFDNYDDKRAGRGQQTQWGQRNVVQDNYFPTPGPQSMQTGYQTNRFGPPFMNKEPPFHQSLPQTIHSIQPQRQYQDIAPPGVDDDIGPPGVEEAVYKSEKKEAVKKEDKPERRKESYDKKRSRHDKRSRTPEKIRSPRRKSKSRERDKDSPDKHRKRRRDSSDKDDDDKSKRSKDKKKHKEKKDSEKKKKRDKKDKHKKDNKEKKSKDEFKQVIPKNRRDEEDDDEDKNIEKKNPEKDTTIASPREGNENEEIENVNRKEESQLNELVASKEHTPERQDSKMSLYEDVVTEIDTNVIENYGRLETNSPFEGRDEGNRPAPEGDEIADLTEDGEIKEIEDEEKDVLELHSNDMDLKAELEKTDILAPVPEISKWEVEDESGAISPKDTNKSDTKTDKNGKVVTSEVLKRAENAIFAKAINAIRNPDVKKTGSERIKKDTEEIAAATVKSDIKPVRISVKDRLGVKVDDSDKIINLSRRSTTVSPFSRRGDGGRNITVGERRIEANDHNKRNRRSRSRRRGSRERTRSKTETNQYNRNISRTDRDRKDRHKKEDRVKSEDDNKKMKKKRSRTRSVSEDKKEKHKKKEKRVKKDKSKKKEDEDNKSEEKDVNKQLMTAKRKATIDEASFEPDYDESHSDIEDESKSGKKKSKKDSEESSSSETESSSSSEEERKKKKRKKHKKKKKRDSSSSSSSSSEESDSSDSEKERKRKKHKKNKKKKKKSKHK